One genomic window of Monodelphis domestica isolate mMonDom1 chromosome 1, mMonDom1.pri, whole genome shotgun sequence includes the following:
- the LOC100016501 gene encoding pulmonary surfactant-associated protein A-like produces MMVLLPLLSLLLLEWALIGSCSEKGGNDEQPSTYSDTYYHGPWIAGRPGRDGRDGRDGAKGEKGDPGEVLNGMQGCPANVGHSGSPGPQGPPGIKGMKGEPGGIHPTLIDELLNMTSYLEARLLKLSKALTLYGSMAELGGKFYVTTGQPSDFFMINKTCQEIGGAVATPKNKEENAAIMKLVVRHNTYAFLGLKEGIIGKFYYLDESPVKYTNWYSGRPDGQGQENCVEMYTDGTWNDRDCSKHRLGICEF; encoded by the exons atgaTGGTTCTCCTGCCCCTGCTCAGTCTCTTGCTCCTAGAGTGGGCACTCATTGGATCTTGCtcagaaaaagggggaaatgatgaGCAGCCATCGACttactcagacacttactatcatGGTCCTTGGATTGCTGGACGGCCTGGGAGAGATGGACGAGATGGGAGAGATGGAGCCAAGGGTGAAAAGGGAGACCCAG GCGAAGTGCTCAATGGCATGCAGGGATGTCCAGCAAATGTGGGGCATTCAGGAAGCCCAGGGCCacaaggacctccaggaattaaagGCATGAAAGGAGAACCAGGTG GAATACATCCTACTCTAATTGATGAGCTCCTTAACATGACCTCATATTTAGAAGCTCGCCTCCTAAAGTTGTCAAAAG CCCTCACTTTATATGGAAGCATGGCTGAACTGGGAGGAAAGTTTTATGTCACCACTGGCCAGCCTTCTGATTTCTTCATGATCAATAAAACTTGCCAGGAGATAGGAGGTGCTGTTGCCactccaaagaataaagaggagaaTGCAGCCATCATGAAGCTGGTGGTGAGACACAACACATATGCCTTCCTTGGCCTAAAAGAGGGAATAATAGGGAAATTCTATTACCTGGATGAATCCCCTGTAAAGTACACCAATTGGTATTCAGGGAGGCCAGATGGGCAAGGACAAGAAAATTGTGTGGAAATGTACACAGATGGCACATGGAATGATAGAGACTGTTCTAAGCATCGCCTGGGTATCTGTGAGTTCTGA